One region of Sulfuriroseicoccus oceanibius genomic DNA includes:
- a CDS encoding cbb3-type cytochrome c oxidase subunit II → MSVRTFYLGLIAAFALPWVFFVALPYGEIGKLDTTLVDDVDGSVYPEVRAGMVAAGARVYAQEGCVQCHSQMIRPTYAGPDRWRDGWVIPGEERETVPQDYHGEKYAALGVQRIGPDLSNLYIRYNGEDAKQQLMLHLYNPRSVAEWSNMPSYKHLFEKRRIQGQQSADALPVEVEEGYEVVPTDRAEALVSYLVNLRKDAPVAPAAEEEEAK, encoded by the coding sequence ATGTCCGTCCGCACATTCTATCTCGGATTGATCGCCGCTTTCGCACTGCCATGGGTATTCTTCGTGGCGCTGCCATACGGTGAGATTGGTAAACTCGACACCACACTCGTCGATGACGTTGACGGATCCGTTTATCCGGAAGTCCGTGCCGGCATGGTGGCCGCTGGTGCCCGTGTCTACGCCCAGGAGGGCTGCGTCCAGTGTCACTCGCAAATGATCCGCCCAACGTACGCCGGTCCTGACCGTTGGCGTGATGGCTGGGTCATCCCAGGCGAAGAACGCGAGACCGTGCCTCAGGACTATCACGGTGAAAAGTACGCCGCTCTCGGTGTGCAGCGCATCGGTCCAGACCTCTCGAACCTCTACATCCGTTACAACGGCGAAGATGCAAAGCAGCAGCTCATGCTTCACCTTTACAACCCACGCTCGGTTGCCGAATGGTCGAACATGCCATCGTACAAGCACTTGTTCGAGAAGCGTCGCATCCAGGGCCAGCAGTCGGCCGACGCGCTGCCTGTTGAAGTCGAGGAAGGCTACGAAGTGGTCCCAACCGACCGCGCAGAAGCTCTCGTGAGCTACCTCGTCAACTTGCGCAAGGACGCGCCAGTGGCTCCTGCCGCCGAAGAAGAGGAAGCCAAGTAA
- a CDS encoding DUF3341 domain-containing protein, with the protein MKTGIKKVYGYLARFETPTDLYKAAAKVRDKGFKKWDAYSSFPIHGMDAAMGLGRSKLPFFVFFGGMTGTLTALALQFGTQVALYPTIVQAKPTNLFTIPAYFPVTFELTVLFSAFTTLFGMLALSQLPRMNHPLFESEQFKRVTDDGFFIAIEARDPRFNREQTREFLSEIGGSDIELVEEQLS; encoded by the coding sequence GTGAAGACAGGAATCAAAAAAGTCTACGGCTACCTCGCCCGCTTCGAAACTCCGACCGACCTCTACAAGGCGGCTGCCAAAGTGCGCGACAAGGGCTTCAAAAAGTGGGACGCCTACTCGTCCTTCCCAATCCACGGCATGGATGCCGCGATGGGACTCGGCCGCTCGAAGCTGCCATTCTTCGTGTTCTTCGGTGGTATGACCGGAACGCTTACCGCTCTGGCACTCCAGTTCGGCACCCAGGTGGCGCTTTACCCGACCATCGTGCAGGCCAAGCCGACCAACTTGTTCACGATTCCGGCGTATTTCCCGGTGACCTTCGAGTTGACCGTTCTATTCTCCGCTTTCACCACGTTGTTCGGAATGTTGGCACTCAGCCAGCTGCCACGAATGAACCACCCACTCTTTGAGTCGGAGCAGTTCAAGCGCGTGACCGACGACGGCTTCTTCATCGCTATCGAAGCGCGTGACCCGCGATTCAACCGCGAGCAAACCCGCGAGTTCCTCTCTGAGATCGGTGGCTCCGATATCGAGCTCGTCGAAGAGCAGCTTTCCTAA
- a CDS encoding c-type cytochrome gives MRYIFLAFILVALSAVGVLGFRGQIMEYSPIQVFNDMDQQAKVKAQKDNKFFADGRGARLPVDATVPMGYHLPDELAADGAIQQRAFSTTEKNYYTTGKIGTDYGTGMPEELGLTAENVDAFLRLGEEQYGIYCAICHSPTGDGQGMIAKRGWAAIANLHQVAFSADEYADGRVYETITNGKGLMKSYADKLTIRERWAVVAYVRALQNVNAGVSIDTPGLKSAVEADLATSAAAAE, from the coding sequence ATGCGCTACATTTTTCTAGCATTCATCCTCGTCGCTCTGTCGGCTGTCGGTGTCCTCGGATTCCGCGGTCAGATCATGGAGTACTCGCCGATCCAGGTGTTCAACGACATGGACCAGCAGGCCAAAGTGAAGGCCCAGAAGGACAACAAGTTCTTCGCTGACGGCCGCGGTGCCCGTCTTCCAGTCGACGCCACAGTGCCAATGGGCTACCACCTTCCGGACGAACTCGCCGCAGACGGTGCCATCCAGCAGCGCGCGTTCTCGACCACCGAGAAGAACTACTACACCACCGGTAAGATCGGTACTGACTACGGAACCGGCATGCCAGAGGAACTCGGGCTCACCGCTGAGAACGTGGACGCCTTCCTTCGCCTCGGTGAAGAGCAGTACGGTATCTACTGCGCCATCTGCCACAGCCCAACCGGCGACGGCCAGGGCATGATTGCCAAGCGTGGCTGGGCCGCGATTGCCAACCTGCACCAGGTTGCATTCTCCGCTGACGAATATGCCGATGGTCGCGTTTACGAAACCATCACCAATGGCAAGGGCCTCATGAAGTCCTACGCCGACAAGCTCACCATCCGTGAGCGCTGGGCCGTCGTCGCTTACGTCCGCGCCCTCCAGAACGTCAACGCCGGTGTCTCGATCGACACACCGGGCCTCAAGTCGGCCGTCGAAGCCGACCTCGCCACCTCGGCTGCCGCAGCCGAGTAA
- a CDS encoding cytochrome c oxidase subunit I: MSDSTHHKTADAADHHHDDHHVGFVRKYIFSTDHKWIGIQYGITAMLFMLVGFFLMMVMRWSIAYPDQALPEWLTFVFGEDWLNRWIPVGESTGGRVVDGQLYNMFGAMHGTIMVFLAVVPLGFGAFGNYVTPLQIGAPDMAFPKLNMMSYWIYLAGGLLMFASFFLPSGAASTGWTFYPPLGTVQEYHVANQWMTGQTWWLLGMVLLISSSLLGSVNVITTIINLRAKGMTWFRLPFFVWGMLVTAFLLLLAFPPLEVAGLMQLSDRVFGSSFFLPSGLSVNNEVMNISGGGSPLLYQHLFWFLGHPEVYVLLLPAISIVAEIIPNNTRKPLWGYKSMVYGALVLGFLSFIVWAHHMYLTGMGSAISTFFQTTTVLISVPSVILLTSLLISLWGGSIRFTVPMLWACAFLPMFGFGGLTGLPLAFNLTDLYLHDTYYVIGHFHYVVAPGVIFGLFAGIYYWYPKATGRHMNTFLGHLHFWPSLIAINVVFMPMMIQGIAGFHRRWYNGGISYEHTADYLWLNEVISWAVWALAIFQLPFIINFFSSAFVGKKVKSDNPWNATTLEWATPTPPGHGNFEFEPVVYRGPYEYSVPGEDKDYSPQWEEPKSNKK; this comes from the coding sequence ATGTCCGATTCGACTCATCACAAAACGGCTGACGCCGCGGATCACCACCATGACGACCACCACGTCGGGTTTGTGCGAAAATACATTTTCTCCACCGACCACAAGTGGATCGGGATCCAATATGGCATCACCGCGATGCTCTTCATGTTGGTCGGATTCTTCCTCATGATGGTGATGCGCTGGAGCATCGCTTATCCCGACCAGGCACTGCCAGAATGGCTCACCTTCGTATTCGGTGAAGACTGGCTCAACCGCTGGATCCCTGTCGGTGAATCGACCGGCGGACGCGTCGTTGACGGCCAGCTCTACAATATGTTCGGTGCCATGCACGGAACGATCATGGTCTTCCTCGCCGTGGTGCCTCTCGGCTTCGGTGCCTTCGGTAACTACGTGACACCGCTCCAGATCGGTGCGCCGGACATGGCATTCCCGAAACTCAACATGATGAGCTACTGGATCTACCTCGCTGGTGGTCTGCTCATGTTCGCATCGTTCTTCCTTCCATCGGGCGCTGCCTCGACCGGTTGGACCTTCTACCCGCCGCTTGGCACCGTTCAGGAATACCACGTCGCCAACCAGTGGATGACTGGTCAGACCTGGTGGCTCCTCGGTATGGTGTTGCTCATCTCTTCGTCGCTCCTCGGATCGGTGAACGTGATCACCACCATCATCAACCTGCGCGCCAAGGGCATGACCTGGTTCCGCCTCCCATTCTTCGTGTGGGGCATGCTCGTCACCGCATTCCTTCTCCTGCTCGCCTTCCCACCACTTGAAGTGGCTGGTCTGATGCAGCTCTCGGACCGCGTCTTCGGCTCGTCGTTCTTCCTGCCATCCGGCCTCTCGGTGAACAACGAAGTGATGAACATCTCCGGCGGTGGTTCTCCATTGCTTTACCAGCACCTCTTCTGGTTCCTCGGTCACCCTGAGGTGTACGTTCTCCTCCTTCCTGCGATCTCGATCGTGGCGGAGATCATTCCGAACAACACCCGTAAGCCGCTCTGGGGCTACAAGAGCATGGTCTACGGTGCTCTCGTCCTCGGGTTCCTCTCGTTCATCGTTTGGGCGCACCACATGTACCTCACCGGTATGGGCAGCGCGATCTCGACCTTCTTCCAAACCACTACCGTGCTGATCTCGGTGCCGTCGGTCATCCTTTTGACCTCGCTCCTCATCTCGCTGTGGGGTGGATCGATCCGCTTCACCGTCCCAATGCTCTGGGCGTGCGCGTTCCTTCCGATGTTCGGATTCGGTGGTCTCACCGGTCTGCCACTCGCATTCAACCTGACCGACCTCTACCTTCACGACACCTACTACGTGATCGGCCACTTCCACTACGTGGTGGCTCCTGGTGTGATCTTCGGTCTCTTCGCCGGTATCTACTACTGGTACCCTAAGGCGACTGGCCGTCACATGAACACATTCCTCGGTCACTTGCACTTCTGGCCATCGCTTATCGCGATCAACGTCGTGTTCATGCCGATGATGATTCAGGGCATCGCAGGTTTCCACCGCCGCTGGTACAACGGTGGTATCTCCTACGAGCACACCGCTGACTACCTCTGGCTCAACGAGGTGATCTCATGGGCGGTCTGGGCACTGGCAATCTTCCAGCTCCCATTCATCATCAACTTCTTCTCGAGTGCCTTCGTGGGTAAAAAGGTGAAGTCCGACAACCCGTGGAACGCCACCACCCTCGAGTGGGCCACCCCAACGCCTCCGGGCCACGGCAACTTCGAGTTCGAGCCGGTCGTCTATCGCGGACCATACGAGTACTCCGTGCCAGGAGAAGACAAGGACTACTCACCTCAGTGGGAAGAGCCTAAATCGAACAAGAAGTAA
- the nrfD gene encoding NrfD/PsrC family molybdoenzyme membrane anchor subunit, producing MADATTAKSSATASAGQPQLEVLEREELILNNRSYAWITDRICGIVENRMPLLWWIIFIPSAIIALLGVGGGLTYLVSTGVGVWGNNNSLMWGWPIVNFVFWIGIGHAGTLISAILFLTRQNWRTSINRAAEAMTIFAVCCAGIFPAFHVGRVWMAWFLAPIPNANAIWQNFKSPLLWDVFAVSTYFTVSLIFWYIGMVPDLASIRDRAKNKFRKFAYGVLALGWRGGNRQWRHYEMCYLLLAALSTPLVLSVHTIVSFDFATSVVPGWHTTIFPPYFVAGAIFGGFAMVLTMMVPARKIFGLEDLITMKHIDNMAKIIAFTGCLVGYAYLMELFIAWYGQNKFEWAAFAKRIGADEDSPYAWSYFVMMFCNVVSPQFFWFEKCRKNLWVVMGVAMLVNIGMWFERFVIIVTTLARMWFPGDWQYYSASPVDVMTFVGTIGMFLALFMLFLRFLPCVNIAEVKWTLLSSNVHHDEMEEAKKAAGAKCYEADGEVITGKRTGGNC from the coding sequence ATGGCAGACGCAACCACCGCCAAATCTTCAGCTACCGCAAGCGCCGGGCAACCTCAGCTCGAGGTGCTCGAACGCGAGGAACTGATCCTCAACAACCGCAGCTACGCATGGATCACCGACCGCATCTGCGGCATCGTTGAAAACCGCATGCCACTGCTGTGGTGGATCATCTTCATTCCATCCGCAATCATCGCGCTTCTCGGCGTGGGCGGTGGTCTGACCTACCTCGTTTCCACCGGTGTCGGTGTCTGGGGCAACAACAACTCGCTGATGTGGGGATGGCCGATCGTGAACTTCGTGTTCTGGATTGGTATCGGTCACGCGGGAACGCTGATTTCAGCGATTCTTTTCCTAACGCGTCAGAACTGGCGAACCTCGATTAACCGTGCTGCGGAAGCGATGACCATTTTCGCGGTGTGCTGCGCGGGTATCTTCCCGGCATTCCACGTGGGCCGTGTCTGGATGGCTTGGTTCCTGGCTCCGATTCCAAACGCGAACGCCATCTGGCAGAACTTCAAGTCGCCGCTTCTTTGGGACGTGTTCGCGGTTTCGACTTACTTCACCGTATCCTTGATCTTCTGGTACATCGGCATGGTGCCTGACCTGGCGTCGATCCGTGACCGTGCGAAGAACAAGTTCCGCAAGTTCGCCTACGGCGTGCTCGCTCTGGGATGGCGCGGTGGCAACCGCCAGTGGCGCCACTACGAGATGTGCTACCTGCTCCTCGCAGCTCTCTCGACCCCACTCGTGCTTTCGGTGCACACCATCGTTTCCTTCGACTTCGCAACGTCGGTTGTGCCGGGCTGGCACACCACCATCTTCCCACCATACTTCGTGGCGGGTGCGATCTTCGGTGGATTCGCCATGGTGCTTACCATGATGGTGCCAGCTCGTAAGATCTTCGGTCTTGAGGACCTGATCACGATGAAGCACATCGACAACATGGCCAAGATCATCGCCTTCACCGGATGCTTGGTTGGTTACGCCTACCTGATGGAGCTCTTCATCGCCTGGTACGGTCAGAACAAGTTCGAGTGGGCCGCATTCGCCAAGCGTATCGGTGCCGACGAAGACAGCCCATACGCATGGTCCTACTTCGTGATGATGTTCTGCAACGTGGTCTCGCCTCAGTTCTTCTGGTTCGAGAAGTGCCGTAAGAACCTCTGGGTCGTCATGGGCGTGGCAATGCTCGTCAACATCGGCATGTGGTTCGAGCGTTTCGTGATCATCGTGACCACCCTGGCCCGCATGTGGTTCCCAGGTGACTGGCAGTACTACTCGGCATCGCCGGTCGACGTCATGACCTTCGTCGGAACCATCGGTATGTTCCTCGCCTTGTTCATGCTTTTCCTCCGCTTCCTCCCATGTGTGAACATCGCGGAAGTGAAGTGGACACTCCTCTCGTCGAACGTCCACCACGACGAAATGGAAGAAGCCAAGAAAGCCGCAGGCGCCAAGTGCTACGAGGCCGATGGCGAAGTCATCACCGGCAAGCGCACTGGAGGTAACTGCTAA
- a CDS encoding cbb3-type cytochrome c oxidase subunit I, with the protein MSSSIASDQDLTNLRAQIDRSVRWPVLLFFTSAGFWFLATIILGLMSTWTLLSPDAFGDCPAFKYGRLQSAHTLAMVYGLGFNLAFGVILWMMHRLCRMPMKHSLVPNIAGHLWNIALTIGIFCVFGGIGSGVEWLEFPKQVGPALLVAYIVIALWAFVPFTQRDQPQTFVSLWFLVAALFAFPALFLTANVFIHMAPSAAVVSTAVNYWYIGGVQFLFFLPIAAAAAFYLIPKVSGRPIFSYSLALASFWALILLGGWTGLHRLLGAPLPAWMPAVSGAAGIVILIPALMILVNVHATLGARFRMVNYSATLRFAYASIVALFLAAVLNALGGIPTLSKYAGLTQAVLSTHVAVLLGVFTMAGFGAIYFIVPRLCGCEWPSGRSIRFHFWFTVYSILILVVTLAVGGFWQGNAEFMLYGSWKKIVDAAEPFYIGQLIGWTMLLMANFSFVLNLWVMVFGQGRRAGSPTLLHEVHELDQPMFDDRAKESSSQA; encoded by the coding sequence ATGAGTTCGTCCATCGCATCCGATCAAGATCTGACCAACCTCCGAGCCCAAATCGACCGCTCGGTGCGCTGGCCGGTTCTGTTGTTCTTCACCAGCGCCGGGTTCTGGTTCCTGGCGACCATCATCCTCGGGTTGATGTCGACCTGGACCTTGCTGTCTCCGGATGCCTTCGGTGATTGCCCTGCATTCAAATACGGACGTCTCCAGTCGGCCCACACGCTGGCCATGGTTTACGGTCTCGGGTTCAACCTGGCCTTCGGTGTGATCCTTTGGATGATGCACCGCTTGTGCCGTATGCCAATGAAGCACTCGTTGGTCCCGAACATTGCAGGTCACCTCTGGAACATCGCTCTGACCATCGGCATCTTCTGCGTTTTCGGCGGCATTGGCAGCGGTGTTGAATGGCTTGAGTTCCCTAAACAGGTCGGCCCTGCGTTGCTCGTAGCGTACATTGTGATCGCTCTGTGGGCATTTGTTCCATTCACCCAGCGTGACCAACCGCAGACCTTCGTGTCGCTCTGGTTCCTGGTGGCTGCGCTCTTCGCATTCCCAGCCTTGTTCCTCACTGCCAATGTGTTCATCCACATGGCACCAAGTGCTGCCGTGGTTTCGACCGCAGTGAACTACTGGTACATCGGTGGTGTGCAGTTCCTCTTCTTCCTGCCAATCGCAGCAGCTGCGGCATTCTACCTCATCCCTAAGGTGAGCGGTCGCCCGATCTTCTCGTACAGCTTGGCGCTCGCCTCGTTCTGGGCGCTGATCCTTCTCGGTGGCTGGACCGGTCTCCACCGTCTGCTCGGTGCTCCGCTTCCTGCCTGGATGCCTGCGGTTTCCGGTGCGGCTGGCATCGTGATCCTCATCCCTGCGTTGATGATTCTGGTCAACGTGCACGCCACCCTCGGTGCCCGCTTCCGCATGGTGAACTACAGCGCCACCCTGCGCTTCGCCTACGCCTCGATCGTGGCGCTCTTCCTTGCTGCCGTGCTCAACGCACTTGGCGGAATCCCAACCCTTTCGAAGTACGCTGGTCTCACCCAGGCGGTGCTTTCCACCCACGTGGCAGTGCTGCTCGGCGTGTTCACCATGGCCGGCTTCGGTGCCATCTACTTCATCGTGCCACGTCTTTGCGGTTGCGAATGGCCATCGGGTCGCTCGATCCGCTTCCACTTCTGGTTCACCGTTTACTCGATCCTGATCCTGGTGGTGACACTTGCAGTGGGCGGCTTCTGGCAGGGCAATGCAGAGTTCATGCTCTACGGATCCTGGAAGAAGATCGTCGACGCTGCCGAGCCATTCTACATCGGCCAGCTCATCGGTTGGACCATGTTGCTGATGGCGAACTTCTCGTTCGTTCTCAACCTCTGGGTCATGGTGTTCGGTCAAGGACGCCGCGCCGGTTCGCCAACCCTTCTCCACGAAGTGCACGAGCTCGACCAGCCTATGTTCGACGACCGCGCCAAAGAGAGCTCCAGCCAGGCATAA
- a CDS encoding cytochrome c oxidase subunit 3, which translates to MEIPFNVKPRPDTGLYNSKIGIWLFLASEVMLFGGLFSGYIFLRLGADYPWPDQMLDIGLGLTNTFVLIFSSITVVMAHASLKLRQFGRFKLYMAITILCALAFCCIKTVEYKAKFGHISAETTTGVVYEGHAFHDPNAKDEDHTDIVYKGTKAVLPLDGGDVSYLTDSLGEGSKLKLTVKTVGDVGITVKDGKVVANAGDKVTDPLVANVLNGESLDAQEVELEFTDWKQLEQLLDAQRDVRERHLRAENDRRALAGTITRLEEEGVTNIDRELVDALEKAKAEAQVLGLFFAERTTLVLDPANPNLSVDLATVRNRDTGWTEKGFVFSDGTTVEGEFVADESELILSVDGVDLRGLSPVANEYDRDEMLAKIEASGFAQEQPFLYEQWKKQYDAALEKEANGAHLVAKQLYYLKLGHDHAEAHGDQQFDDHGLPVVELERKDVIFSSYFTPRLNTYYATYFLLTGLHALHVIGGAIVLAYFLFTGKKMYERDPDHLANRVEVGGLFWHFVDLVWIFLFPVLYLL; encoded by the coding sequence ATGGAAATTCCGTTCAACGTAAAACCTCGTCCTGACACCGGTCTCTACAACTCGAAGATCGGTATCTGGTTGTTCCTCGCCTCGGAGGTCATGCTCTTCGGTGGTCTGTTCTCCGGTTACATCTTCCTGCGTCTCGGCGCGGATTACCCGTGGCCTGACCAGATGCTCGACATCGGCTTGGGTCTTACCAACACGTTCGTCCTGATCTTCTCGTCGATCACCGTCGTGATGGCGCACGCCTCGCTGAAGCTCCGCCAGTTCGGTCGCTTCAAGTTGTACATGGCGATCACCATCCTCTGCGCGCTGGCGTTCTGCTGCATCAAGACTGTCGAGTACAAGGCCAAGTTCGGTCACATCTCGGCTGAGACCACCACCGGCGTGGTCTACGAGGGGCACGCATTCCACGACCCGAATGCCAAGGACGAAGATCACACCGATATCGTTTACAAGGGCACCAAAGCTGTGCTGCCTCTCGACGGCGGCGACGTGAGCTACCTCACCGACAGCCTCGGCGAAGGCTCGAAGCTCAAGCTCACCGTCAAAACTGTGGGCGATGTCGGCATCACGGTCAAAGACGGCAAGGTCGTTGCCAATGCGGGTGACAAGGTGACCGATCCTCTCGTCGCCAATGTGCTCAATGGCGAATCCCTGGACGCCCAGGAAGTCGAACTCGAGTTCACCGACTGGAAGCAGTTGGAGCAGTTGCTCGACGCCCAGCGCGATGTGCGTGAACGCCACCTCCGCGCTGAGAATGACCGCCGCGCATTGGCCGGAACCATCACCCGCCTCGAAGAAGAGGGCGTGACCAACATCGACCGCGAACTGGTCGACGCTCTGGAGAAGGCAAAGGCCGAAGCTCAGGTCCTCGGTTTGTTCTTCGCCGAGCGCACCACGCTCGTGCTCGACCCTGCCAACCCGAACCTCTCCGTGGATCTCGCCACCGTGCGTAACCGCGACACCGGCTGGACCGAGAAAGGCTTCGTCTTCAGCGATGGTACCACCGTCGAAGGTGAGTTCGTCGCCGACGAAAGTGAGCTGATCCTCAGCGTGGACGGTGTCGACCTGCGTGGTCTCTCGCCAGTTGCCAACGAGTACGATCGCGACGAAATGCTCGCCAAGATCGAAGCGTCCGGATTTGCCCAGGAGCAGCCATTCCTCTATGAGCAGTGGAAAAAGCAGTACGATGCTGCTCTTGAGAAGGAAGCCAATGGCGCACACCTCGTCGCCAAGCAGCTCTACTACCTCAAGCTCGGTCACGACCACGCGGAAGCCCACGGCGACCAGCAGTTCGATGACCACGGCCTCCCAGTCGTCGAGCTCGAGCGCAAGGACGTCATCTTCTCGTCCTACTTCACCCCGCGCTTGAACACATACTACGCCACCTACTTCCTGCTTACCGGTCTCCACGCTCTGCACGTGATCGGCGGCGCCATCGTTCTCGCTTACTTCCTCTTCACCGGCAAGAAGATGTACGAGCGGGATCCGGACCACCTCGCCAACCGAGTCGAAGTCGGCGGTCTGTTCTGGCACTTCGTGGACTTGGTGTGGATCTTCCTCTTCCCAGTTCTTTACCTCCTGTAA
- a CDS encoding c-type cytochrome gives MMGDSSNKDRQTEADYREGQDIQKQHSITAREKEEPISGTHPVSLALFLLCALILLFGGAYYGQMTGGFDFTKYTAVGYVPAPDPRLGGKTVVKPWSVEQMDLGKKVYVSCGGCHKSGGEGDAGQNIPPLANSEWVTGSTERLAMIILNGVKGPIEVHGKVWSGNNMASQASAVPDAERLAAVMNYVRKSFGNETDDWVSEEMAQAAMDISAERAGAQMTAEELNANHDKMLPGAAVDPQTGQPLGAAPAAEEAPAA, from the coding sequence ATGATGGGAGACTCATCCAACAAAGATCGCCAGACCGAAGCGGATTACCGCGAGGGCCAAGACATCCAGAAGCAGCACTCGATCACCGCTCGTGAGAAAGAGGAGCCAATCAGCGGCACCCATCCGGTCTCGCTCGCGCTCTTCCTCCTGTGCGCATTGATCCTGCTTTTCGGCGGTGCCTACTACGGTCAAATGACCGGCGGCTTCGACTTCACTAAGTACACTGCGGTTGGTTATGTGCCTGCTCCGGACCCACGTCTGGGTGGTAAGACCGTGGTCAAGCCATGGAGCGTCGAGCAGATGGACCTTGGTAAAAAGGTCTACGTCAGCTGCGGTGGTTGCCACAAATCCGGTGGTGAAGGGGACGCGGGTCAGAACATTCCACCACTCGCCAACTCGGAGTGGGTGACCGGAAGCACCGAACGTCTCGCCATGATCATCCTCAACGGTGTGAAGGGCCCGATCGAAGTGCACGGCAAAGTGTGGTCCGGCAACAACATGGCCTCCCAGGCCAGCGCCGTGCCTGATGCCGAGCGCCTCGCTGCTGTCATGAACTACGTCCGTAAGAGCTTCGGTAATGAGACCGATGACTGGGTCTCGGAAGAAATGGCACAAGCTGCCATGGACATCTCCGCAGAGCGTGCCGGTGCCCAGATGACCGCCGAGGAGCTCAACGCAAACCACGACAAGATGCTTCCTGGCGCTGCGGTTGACCCACAAACCGGTCAGCCTCTCGGTGCGGCACCAGCCGCCGAGGAAGCTCCGGCTGCTTAG
- a CDS encoding cupredoxin domain-containing protein produces the protein MKFPIVRPGTMTTLASITQRAFSSRVSRLGGALCAVMLAASCGGGSGETVAIADVDLGNDLRSADVIATAPVVLTGRVTLAGEVPTPDSEWDVRNDRYCSKYQPIKTQNWSVGENKALADVVIAIVGQSGGSVDPRPAFMDQAGCCYDPHVVAVAAGEGVVFKNSDQTFHNVRIDAHKMGTFDKGASIKNYGQPADSTNLHKFPAAGVYRVECDLHRWMRSWVYVHDSGFYAVSQEDGTFAIHGELPDGDYEVIAWHSQFAEPLRKSLRITGGSAELDFEFDASQAMLPAHQNG, from the coding sequence ATGAAATTTCCGATTGTTCGCCCCGGCACGATGACAACCCTCGCATCCATCACTCAGCGCGCATTCTCGAGTCGGGTTTCCCGTCTCGGGGGCGCGCTTTGCGCTGTGATGCTCGCCGCATCCTGCGGGGGAGGGAGTGGCGAGACCGTCGCCATCGCCGATGTCGATCTCGGCAACGATTTGCGTTCCGCCGACGTCATCGCCACGGCACCTGTGGTTCTCACCGGACGCGTAACCCTCGCCGGTGAGGTTCCAACTCCGGACTCGGAGTGGGACGTGCGCAATGACCGCTATTGCAGCAAGTACCAGCCGATCAAGACTCAGAACTGGTCGGTAGGGGAGAACAAGGCGCTCGCCGACGTGGTGATCGCAATTGTCGGGCAGTCCGGCGGATCGGTCGACCCACGTCCTGCCTTCATGGACCAGGCGGGTTGCTGCTACGACCCACACGTGGTCGCCGTCGCTGCTGGCGAGGGAGTCGTCTTTAAAAACTCCGACCAAACCTTCCACAACGTGCGCATCGATGCGCACAAGATGGGAACTTTCGATAAAGGTGCGAGCATCAAGAATTACGGCCAGCCCGCTGATTCGACGAATCTGCACAAATTTCCGGCCGCGGGTGTGTACCGCGTCGAGTGCGACCTGCACCGCTGGATGAGGAGCTGGGTCTATGTCCACGACTCCGGATTTTACGCCGTCTCCCAGGAGGACGGAACCTTTGCGATCCACGGAGAGTTGCCTGATGGCGACTACGAAGTGATCGCTTGGCACAGCCAGTTTGCTGAGCCATTGCGCAAGAGCCTGCGCATCACCGGGGGCTCCGCTGAGCTCGATTTCGAGTTCGATGCATCACAGGCCATGCTGCCTGCGCATCAAAACGGGTAA
- a CDS encoding cytochrome C oxidase subunit IV family protein: MAESPEAVKKHVKAYMIVGGILMVLTVLTVAVSKYHFGSHAMNIFVGLVIASVKATCVAAIFMHLNHEKKLIYFFLVISAVFFAAVMALTNWHFFDIPWTSLNP; encoded by the coding sequence ATGGCAGAAAGTCCAGAAGCAGTTAAGAAGCACGTCAAAGCCTACATGATCGTGGGCGGCATTCTGATGGTGCTCACCGTGCTGACCGTTGCGGTTTCCAAGTACCACTTTGGTAGCCACGCGATGAACATCTTCGTCGGTCTGGTGATTGCGTCGGTCAAGGCCACCTGCGTGGCGGCGATCTTCATGCACCTCAATCATGAGAAGAAGCTGATTTATTTCTTCCTCGTGATTTCGGCGGTCTTCTTCGCCGCGGTGATGGCGCTTACCAACTGGCACTTCTTTGACATCCCTTGGACCAGTCTGAACCCGTAA